A section of the Streptomyces sp. V3I8 genome encodes:
- a CDS encoding aminotransferase class IV, producing MTQPATAEGLLAWVPGHGLISGLAADTQLLAADSWLVRDGRVRGLDRHRERFLRACGDCGGPSLQQLTDFWRDMTAALPRTGSWFPRVELVAGSLQLRLLLRHAPPPGPDAPGVRVWAAGQPDPRTVPRRKGPDLDVLARVRQRAAGQGAQEAVLIAPSGAVLEAATASLLWWEDDTLCLPSPHLPVLGGVTTGLVQEHAVRSGIEPAHRERTLEQLAGREVWLVNALHGIRPVTGWEGRPMEAGAAPRARGWQEWLDGLGEPLPSPAL from the coding sequence ATGACACAACCGGCAACCGCAGAAGGACTGCTGGCATGGGTGCCCGGGCACGGGCTGATCTCGGGACTGGCCGCCGACACCCAGCTGCTGGCCGCGGACTCCTGGCTGGTCAGGGACGGGCGGGTGCGCGGTCTCGACCGGCACCGGGAGCGGTTCCTGCGGGCCTGCGGGGACTGCGGCGGTCCTTCTCTCCAGCAACTCACCGACTTCTGGCGGGACATGACGGCCGCGCTGCCCCGTACCGGGTCCTGGTTCCCGCGTGTCGAGCTGGTGGCCGGTTCACTGCAGCTGCGGCTGCTCCTGCGGCACGCCCCGCCGCCCGGCCCCGACGCCCCCGGTGTACGGGTGTGGGCGGCCGGGCAGCCCGATCCGCGTACCGTGCCGCGCCGCAAGGGGCCGGACCTGGACGTGCTGGCCCGGGTCCGTCAGCGGGCGGCCGGGCAGGGCGCGCAGGAGGCGGTGCTGATCGCCCCGTCCGGCGCGGTGCTCGAGGCGGCGACCGCGAGCCTGCTGTGGTGGGAGGACGACACGCTGTGCCTGCCCTCGCCGCATCTGCCGGTCCTGGGCGGCGTCACCACGGGGCTCGTCCAGGAGCACGCCGTGCGCAGCGGGATCGAGCCGGCCCACCGCGAGCGGACCCTGGAGCAGCTGGCGGGCCGCGAGGTGTGGCTGGTGAACGCCCTGCACGGAATCCGTCCGGTGACCGGCTGGGAGGGGCGGCCCATGGAGGCGGGGGCGGCTCCGCGGGCCCGCGGGTGGCAGGAGTGGCTGGACGGCCTCGGGGAACCTCTGCCCTCTCCTGCCCTCTGA
- a CDS encoding carbohydrate ABC transporter permease, with protein MTTLQPPVAAEPRTARPPVKGDRRSWTGWGFIGPFVAVFALVFLAPIAYSIYLSLFRDQLIGGTQFVGFDNYQQALQDDQFWASLGRVSLFLAVQVPIMLFIGLLIALALDSGRLYGTDFFRIAIFLPYAVPAVVATLMWGFMYGTKYGLVGDINDAFGVTLPDPLSSDLVLASIGNIVTWEFVGYNMLIFYSALKVIPNSLYEAAEIDGAGQIRVITAIKLPAIRGALVIATIFSIIGSFQLFNEPNILRPLARNAITTDYTPNFYTYSLSFNGQQHNYSAAVAIIMGLITMVIAYVVQLRGMRKGA; from the coding sequence ATGACGACGCTACAACCGCCGGTGGCCGCCGAGCCGCGCACGGCACGGCCCCCCGTGAAAGGGGACCGCCGCTCCTGGACCGGATGGGGTTTCATCGGTCCCTTCGTGGCCGTGTTCGCCCTCGTCTTCCTGGCCCCGATCGCATACTCGATCTATCTGAGCCTGTTCCGGGACCAGTTGATCGGCGGCACCCAGTTCGTCGGCTTCGACAACTACCAGCAGGCGCTGCAGGACGACCAGTTCTGGGCCTCCCTCGGCCGGGTCTCGCTGTTCCTGGCCGTCCAGGTGCCGATCATGCTCTTCATCGGCCTGCTGATCGCCCTGGCGCTGGACAGCGGCCGCCTCTACGGCACCGACTTCTTCCGCATCGCGATCTTCCTGCCGTACGCCGTGCCCGCCGTGGTCGCCACCCTGATGTGGGGCTTCATGTACGGCACCAAGTACGGCCTGGTGGGTGACATCAACGACGCGTTCGGCGTCACCCTGCCCGACCCGCTCTCCAGCGACCTGGTGCTGGCGTCCATCGGCAACATCGTCACCTGGGAGTTCGTCGGCTACAACATGCTGATCTTCTACTCCGCGCTGAAGGTCATCCCGAACTCGCTCTACGAGGCCGCCGAGATCGACGGCGCCGGGCAGATCCGCGTCATCACCGCCATCAAGCTCCCCGCGATCCGGGGCGCCCTCGTCATCGCGACGATCTTCTCGATCATCGGCAGCTTCCAGCTCTTCAACGAGCCGAACATCCTGCGGCCGCTGGCCCGCAACGCGATCACGACGGACTACACCCCGAACTTCTACACGTACTCGCTGTCCTTCAACGGCCAGCAGCACAACTACTCCGCGGCGGTCGCCATCATCATGGGCCTGATCACCATGGTCATCGCCTACGTCGTACAGCTGCGCGGCATGCGCAAGGGAGCGTGA
- a CDS encoding type 1 glutamine amidotransferase domain-containing protein has protein sequence MKVLIVLTSHDQLGDTGRTTGFWLEELAAPYYRFQEAGWDITLASPKGGKPPLDPKSNEPAFQTDLTRRFETDPDATAALAHTVRLDTVSADDYDTVFYPGGHGPLWDLAEDTHSARLIETTLRSGKPLALVCHAPGVLRHTVAEDGTPLVKGRKVTGFTNSEEDGVALTDIVPFLVEDELKSLGGIYSKAGDWQPYVVQDGLLITGQNPASSGPAADALIALTTARAGSADEKTPSASGL, from the coding sequence ATGAAGGTCCTCATCGTCCTCACCTCGCACGACCAGCTCGGCGACACCGGCCGCACGACCGGTTTCTGGCTGGAGGAACTCGCCGCTCCCTACTACCGCTTCCAGGAAGCCGGCTGGGACATCACCCTGGCCTCCCCCAAGGGCGGCAAGCCGCCCCTGGACCCCAAGAGCAACGAACCCGCCTTCCAGACCGACCTGACCCGCCGCTTCGAAACCGACCCCGACGCCACCGCCGCACTGGCCCACACCGTGCGCCTGGACACCGTCTCGGCCGACGACTACGACACCGTCTTCTACCCCGGCGGCCACGGCCCCCTGTGGGACCTCGCCGAAGACACCCACTCCGCACGCCTCATCGAAACAACCCTGCGCTCCGGCAAACCCCTGGCCCTGGTCTGCCACGCCCCCGGCGTCCTGCGCCACACCGTCGCCGAAGACGGCACGCCCCTGGTGAAGGGCCGGAAGGTCACCGGTTTCACCAACTCCGAGGAGGACGGCGTCGCCCTCACCGACATCGTCCCCTTCCTCGTCGAGGACGAACTCAAAAGCCTCGGTGGCATCTACTCCAAGGCCGGTGACTGGCAGCCCTACGTCGTCCAGGACGGCCTGCTCATCACCGGTCAGAACCCCGCCTCCTCCGGCCCCGCCGCCGACGCCCTCATCGCACTCACCACGGCTCGGGCCGGTTCCGCCGACGAGAAGACCCCGTCCGCCTCGGGGCTGTAG
- a CDS encoding LacI family DNA-binding transcriptional regulator, with protein MDTADSALPSRPQAARTRKRASRRTQNASMADVARLAGVSSQTVSRVSNGYAGVNEETRQQVLAAMRELGYRPNSAARALKRGEFRTIGVITFGLSTTGNVRTLEAIATSAAHEGYAVTLLPVAVPTQDEVRGAFSRLGELAVDAVIVILEVHLLDAVTLSLPPHIKVVVADSDAGDRYTVVDTDQAGGSRDAVRYLLDLGHSTVWHLAGPEESFAAQRRADAWRAELTDAGCPAPPLVRGDWSAESGYRAGLELAERPDCTAVFAANDQMALGLLRALHERGRYVPDDVSVIGFDDIPEAGSFLPPLTTVHQDFAEVGRRCVEGVLRQMGQDAQDTPGHGTTLVPTRLVVRDSTAAPRRP; from the coding sequence GTGGACACAGCGGACAGCGCCCTGCCGAGCAGGCCGCAGGCGGCACGGACCAGGAAACGGGCGTCCCGCCGGACGCAGAACGCGTCCATGGCGGACGTCGCCCGGCTGGCCGGCGTCTCCTCGCAGACGGTCTCGCGTGTCTCCAACGGTTACGCGGGTGTGAACGAGGAGACGCGGCAGCAGGTGCTGGCCGCCATGCGCGAGCTGGGCTACCGGCCCAACAGCGCCGCCCGGGCACTCAAGCGGGGCGAGTTCCGCACCATAGGTGTGATCACTTTCGGCCTTTCGACCACCGGCAACGTCCGCACCCTGGAGGCGATCGCGACCTCCGCGGCGCACGAGGGCTACGCCGTGACGCTCCTGCCCGTCGCCGTGCCCACCCAGGACGAGGTGCGCGGCGCGTTCTCCCGCCTCGGGGAGCTGGCCGTCGACGCCGTCATCGTGATCCTCGAGGTGCACCTGCTCGACGCGGTGACCCTCTCGTTGCCGCCGCACATCAAGGTGGTGGTCGCCGACTCCGACGCCGGTGACCGCTACACCGTGGTCGACACCGACCAGGCGGGCGGCAGCCGCGACGCCGTACGGTATCTGCTCGACCTCGGCCACTCCACCGTCTGGCACCTGGCGGGCCCCGAGGAGTCCTTCGCGGCCCAGCGCCGGGCCGACGCCTGGCGCGCGGAGCTCACCGACGCGGGCTGCCCGGCGCCCCCGCTGGTACGCGGCGACTGGTCCGCCGAGTCCGGCTACCGGGCCGGCCTCGAACTGGCCGAACGGCCGGACTGCACCGCGGTGTTCGCCGCCAACGACCAGATGGCGCTCGGTCTGCTGCGGGCGCTGCACGAGCGGGGCCGGTACGTGCCCGACGACGTCAGCGTCATCGGCTTCGACGACATCCCCGAGGCCGGTTCCTTCCTGCCGCCCCTGACCACCGTCCACCAGGACTTCGCCGAGGTGGGGCGCCGCTGTGTCGAGGGGGTGCTGCGGCAGATGGGCCAGGACGCGCAGGACACGCCGGGGCACGGGACGACGCTCGTGCCCACGCGTCTCGTGGTGCGCGACAGCACGGCGGCGCCGCGACGGCCGTGA
- a CDS encoding carbohydrate ABC transporter permease: protein MSGTSSPATSASPSPSAPASAGTAGRVPRLRRRGDQDTRRPKRSVLLTVLTGLILVYTVVPLVWLLISATKTQEGLADSSGLWFADDFALWDNIGDTFTYNDGIFGRWLLNTLMYVVLGAGGATFLAILGGYALAKFDFPGKRGVFAVVIGAVAVPGTALAVPTFLMFSKMGLTDTPWAVIVPSLISPFGLYLMWVFATEAIPVELLEAARIDGAGEARTFFRVALPLLAPGIVTVLLFTTVATWNNYFLPLIMLKDPDWYPLTLGLSAWNSQAETIGGDVIFNLVITGSLLTIVPLIAAFLLLQKYWQSGLAAGSVKE, encoded by the coding sequence GTGAGCGGCACGAGCAGCCCAGCCACCAGCGCCTCTCCCTCCCCGTCCGCGCCGGCCTCCGCCGGTACCGCCGGGCGGGTGCCCCGGCTGCGCAGGCGCGGTGACCAGGACACCCGGCGGCCCAAGCGCAGCGTCCTGCTGACGGTGCTGACCGGTCTGATCCTCGTCTACACCGTCGTCCCCCTGGTGTGGCTGCTGATCAGCGCCACCAAGACCCAGGAGGGCCTCGCCGACTCGTCCGGACTGTGGTTCGCCGACGACTTCGCGCTCTGGGACAACATCGGCGACACCTTCACGTACAACGACGGCATCTTCGGACGCTGGCTCCTGAACACCCTGATGTACGTCGTCCTCGGGGCCGGCGGCGCCACCTTCCTGGCGATCCTGGGCGGTTACGCGCTCGCCAAGTTCGACTTCCCCGGCAAGCGCGGCGTGTTCGCGGTGGTCATCGGCGCCGTCGCCGTCCCGGGCACCGCGCTCGCGGTGCCGACCTTCCTGATGTTCAGCAAGATGGGACTGACCGACACCCCGTGGGCGGTCATCGTCCCCTCCCTGATCTCACCCTTCGGCCTGTACCTGATGTGGGTCTTCGCCACCGAGGCGATCCCGGTCGAGCTGCTGGAGGCGGCCCGCATCGACGGGGCGGGCGAGGCGCGCACCTTCTTCCGGGTCGCCCTGCCGCTGCTCGCCCCGGGCATCGTGACGGTCCTGCTGTTCACCACGGTCGCGACCTGGAACAACTACTTCCTGCCGCTGATCATGCTCAAGGACCCCGACTGGTATCCCCTGACCCTGGGCCTGAGCGCCTGGAACTCCCAGGCCGAGACCATCGGCGGCGACGTGATCTTCAACCTGGTGATCACCGGTTCGCTGCTCACCATCGTGCCGCTGATCGCCGCGTTCCTGCTGCTGCAGAAGTACTGGCAGTCCGGCCTCGCCGCCGGAAGCGTCAAGGAGTGA